A stretch of Paenibacillus sp. URB8-2 DNA encodes these proteins:
- a CDS encoding glycosyltransferase has product MKKKLLFIMNNLHCGGAEKSLISLLQTLDYSRYEVDLFLFRHEGLFMSQIPGSVNLMKPPPDNLYFNMSIKTAFADCFRKGKLKVALARLFAQYIFVTEKNEARSEQRAWKYVSASIPRIGGKYDAAIGFLEKNPIYCVIDKVDAKVKIGWIHTNYASLRMDAAIDRPFFDRLDYIVTVSDECASALHKAFKNQTSKIKVIHNIVSPSIIRRMSDLAMPKPPASGKDCTNITTVARLSPVKGIDIAIEACRILVEQGYRIRWNVLGYGTDQELQECTRLIRQYGLEECFKLLGTVDNPYPYLKSADIYVQPSRFEGKSIAVDEAKIMAKPIVVTNFSTAKEQIEHRLNGWIAGMNPEELAEGIRKVIEDVPLRTRWAERLSREKLGTEAEVNKLYELIS; this is encoded by the coding sequence ATGAAGAAGAAGCTGCTGTTCATTATGAATAATCTTCACTGCGGCGGCGCGGAGAAGTCCCTGATTTCTCTGCTGCAGACATTGGATTATTCCCGCTACGAGGTCGACCTGTTTCTGTTCAGGCATGAGGGCTTGTTCATGTCCCAGATTCCGGGGTCCGTGAATTTGATGAAGCCGCCTCCGGATAATCTTTATTTTAATATGTCGATCAAAACGGCGTTCGCCGACTGCTTCCGTAAAGGCAAGCTCAAGGTGGCCCTTGCCCGGCTGTTCGCGCAGTACATCTTTGTAACCGAGAAGAATGAAGCCCGCTCCGAGCAGCGGGCGTGGAAATATGTTTCCGCTTCGATCCCCCGGATTGGCGGCAAATATGATGCGGCCATCGGTTTCCTTGAGAAGAATCCGATCTATTGCGTCATCGACAAGGTGGATGCGAAGGTCAAGATCGGCTGGATTCATACCAATTACGCCAGCCTGCGGATGGATGCGGCGATCGACAGGCCTTTTTTTGACCGGCTGGATTATATCGTTACCGTCTCTGACGAATGCGCCAGCGCGCTGCACAAGGCGTTTAAGAATCAAACTAGCAAGATCAAGGTGATCCATAATATCGTTTCACCATCCATTATCCGGCGGATGTCCGATCTGGCAATGCCGAAGCCGCCCGCTTCCGGCAAGGATTGTACGAATATTACAACCGTGGCGCGGCTCAGTCCAGTGAAGGGAATCGACATTGCGATAGAAGCCTGCCGGATTCTGGTGGAGCAAGGATACCGAATCCGCTGGAATGTTCTCGGTTACGGGACCGATCAGGAATTGCAGGAATGCACCCGGCTGATCCGGCAATACGGTCTGGAAGAATGCTTCAAGCTGCTGGGAACGGTCGATAATCCCTATCCTTACTTGAAGTCGGCAGACATTTACGTCCAGCCCTCGCGGTTCGAGGGGAAATCCATTGCCGTCGATGAAGCCAAAATCATGGCGAAACCGATCGTCGTCACCAATTTCAGCACCGCCAAGGAACAGATTGAACATCGGCTAAACGGCTGGATCGCCGGGATGAATCCGGAAGAGCTTGCCGAGGGAATACGGAAAGTCATCGAGGACGTACCGCTGAGGACCCGTTGGGCGGAACGTCTGTCCCGGGAGAAGCTGGGGACGGAAGCGGAAGTGAATAAACTTTATGAATTGATCTCGTGA
- the htpG gene encoding molecular chaperone HtpG produces the protein MVKKQFQAESKRLLEMMINSIYTQREIFLRELISNSSDAIDKIYYKALTDDTLTFNKEDYFIKITVDKANRTLSVSDTGIGMTQEELESNLGVIAKSGSLAFKKENEAKDGHNIIGQFGVGFYSAFMVADNITVISRPLGSDTALKWESEGADGYTIEPCEKASVGTDIILKIKENTEEDNYDEYLEEYRLRSIIKKYSDFIRYPIKMDVTRSVPKEGAENEYEEITEEQTVNSMVPIWRKNKSELKDEDYENFYQEKRYGFDKPLKHIHISADGAVVYNAILFIPENTPFDYYTKEYEKGLELYSNGVLIMNKCGDLLPDYFSFVKGMVDSEDLSLNISRELLQHDRQLSLIAKNIKNKIKSALLSLLKDEREKYESFYNAFGRGLKFGVYNDYGVNKDTLQDLLLFHSSKEKKLVSLDEYVSRMPEDQKYIYYASGESIERIEKLPQTELVADKGYEILYFTDDIDEFAIKILMSYKDKEFKSVSSGDLGIDTEEQEKAAESADTENKDLFEAMKDVLGGKVKSVKASKRLKSHPVCLSSEGDLTIEMEKTLRAMPNAGDVQADKVLEINVNHDVFKSLKDAQNKDKEKLALYTNLLYNQALLIEGLPVGDPVEFTNDICKIMV, from the coding sequence ATGGTCAAAAAGCAGTTTCAAGCGGAATCCAAACGATTGCTGGAAATGATGATCAACTCGATTTACACGCAGCGCGAGATTTTTCTCCGCGAACTCATTTCCAATTCCAGCGACGCCATTGACAAGATTTATTACAAAGCGCTGACCGACGATACGCTCACATTCAACAAAGAGGATTATTTCATTAAAATCACTGTCGACAAAGCGAACCGCACCCTGAGCGTCTCCGATACTGGAATCGGCATGACGCAGGAAGAGCTGGAGAGCAATCTCGGCGTTATCGCGAAGAGCGGCTCGCTTGCCTTCAAGAAGGAGAACGAAGCGAAGGACGGCCATAATATTATCGGCCAGTTCGGGGTAGGCTTTTATTCCGCTTTCATGGTAGCCGACAATATTACGGTGATCAGCCGGCCGCTCGGCAGCGATACGGCTCTCAAATGGGAGTCCGAAGGCGCGGATGGCTATACGATTGAGCCTTGCGAGAAGGCTTCGGTCGGCACCGATATTATTTTGAAGATCAAGGAGAACACCGAGGAAGACAACTACGACGAATATCTGGAAGAGTACCGGCTGAGATCGATCATCAAGAAATACTCCGATTTTATCCGCTATCCGATCAAGATGGACGTTACCCGTAGCGTGCCGAAGGAAGGCGCGGAGAACGAGTACGAGGAAATTACGGAAGAGCAGACCGTCAACAGCATGGTCCCGATCTGGCGCAAGAACAAGAGCGAGCTGAAGGACGAGGACTACGAGAACTTCTACCAGGAGAAGCGCTACGGTTTCGATAAGCCGCTGAAGCATATCCATATCAGCGCCGACGGCGCGGTGGTGTACAACGCGATCCTGTTCATTCCGGAGAATACGCCTTTCGATTATTACACCAAGGAATATGAAAAAGGCCTCGAGCTGTACTCGAACGGCGTCCTCATCATGAACAAATGCGGCGACCTGCTTCCCGACTATTTCAGCTTCGTGAAAGGCATGGTCGATTCCGAGGATCTGTCGCTGAACATCTCCCGCGAGCTGCTTCAGCATGACCGCCAGCTGAGCCTGATCGCGAAGAACATCAAGAACAAGATCAAGAGCGCTCTGCTAAGTCTGCTCAAGGACGAGAGAGAGAAGTACGAATCTTTCTACAACGCGTTTGGCAGAGGGTTGAAGTTCGGCGTATACAATGATTATGGCGTCAACAAGGATACGCTTCAGGATCTCCTGCTGTTCCATTCCTCCAAGGAGAAGAAGCTGGTCAGCCTGGACGAATACGTATCGAGAATGCCCGAGGATCAGAAATACATCTACTACGCTTCCGGCGAGTCCATCGAACGGATCGAGAAGCTGCCGCAGACGGAGCTGGTGGCCGATAAAGGCTACGAAATCTTGTATTTTACCGACGATATCGACGAATTTGCCATCAAAATCCTGATGAGCTACAAGGACAAAGAGTTCAAATCCGTCTCCAGCGGCGACCTTGGCATCGACACGGAGGAGCAGGAGAAGGCGGCGGAAAGCGCCGATACCGAGAACAAGGATCTGTTCGAAGCGATGAAGGACGTGCTCGGCGGCAAGGTCAAGAGCGTCAAGGCGTCCAAACGGCTGAAATCCCATCCGGTCTGCCTGTCCTCTGAAGGCGATCTGACCATCGAGATGGAAAAAACGCTCCGGGCGATGCCGAACGCCGGCGATGTCCAGGCCGACAAGGTGCTGGAGATCAACGTGAACCATGACGTCTTCAAGTCGCTGAAGGATGCCCAGAACAAGGACAAGGAGAAGCTGGCGCTCTACACGAATCTGCTGTACAACCAGGCGCTGCTTATCGAAGGGCTGCCGGTCGGCGATCCGGTGGAGTTCACAAACGATATTTGCAAAATAATGGTGTAA
- a CDS encoding glycosyltransferase family 2 protein, with protein sequence MKITVFTPTYNRGYILPELYQSLQAQTFADFEWLVIDDGSNDRTHELFDTWLREQNRFSVRYYRVENGGKHRAINKGVDLAEGELFFIVDSDDRLTPDALESIMKWEEGLTDKSRFCGVAGNRGANEQHVLGTTFEGEYVDATSLERTRLGITGDKAEVFYTEILRNYKFDEIEGEKFITESTVWDRMAYDGLKLRWFNQTIYICDYLEDGLTHNMKRIFSENPQGTALYIKQQIKHYDYDLRGRLSNYNLYYDFVGGRTGLRKAARYLEIHPLTLFTATCLVRLRKLMLQRP encoded by the coding sequence ATGAAAATAACCGTCTTTACCCCGACCTATAACCGGGGGTATATCCTCCCCGAGCTGTATCAATCGCTGCAGGCCCAGACCTTCGCCGATTTCGAATGGCTGGTGATCGACGACGGCTCGAACGACCGAACGCATGAGCTGTTTGACACCTGGCTGCGAGAGCAGAACCGGTTCTCTGTCCGCTATTACAGGGTGGAGAACGGGGGGAAGCACCGGGCGATCAACAAGGGGGTGGATCTGGCGGAAGGCGAGCTGTTCTTTATCGTCGATTCGGACGACCGCCTGACGCCGGATGCGCTGGAGAGCATCATGAAATGGGAAGAGGGGCTTACGGACAAGAGCCGTTTTTGTGGCGTCGCCGGAAACCGGGGAGCGAATGAACAGCATGTTTTGGGGACCACTTTCGAGGGCGAATATGTGGACGCCACCTCGCTGGAAAGAACCCGGCTCGGCATTACCGGCGATAAGGCCGAGGTTTTTTATACAGAAATTTTAAGAAATTACAAGTTCGACGAAATCGAGGGCGAAAAATTCATTACGGAATCGACGGTGTGGGACCGCATGGCCTACGACGGTCTGAAGCTGAGGTGGTTTAATCAAACCATTTATATTTGCGACTACCTCGAAGATGGGTTGACCCATAATATGAAACGGATTTTTTCAGAAAATCCGCAAGGAACGGCTCTTTATATCAAACAGCAGATTAAGCATTATGACTATGATTTGCGGGGAAGGCTTTCCAACTACAACTTGTACTACGATTTTGTGGGAGGCAGAACCGGTCTGAGAAAGGCGGCCCGCTATTTGGAAATACATCCTTTGACTTTATTCACCGCCACATGTCTGGTGCGGCTGAGGAAGCTTATGCTGCAGCGGCCCTAG
- a CDS encoding acyltransferase: MFERVKKAIAFRLGRISAEELNINACINQGMTVGRGCHGLGAATIDYAHCWLIEIGDNVTFAPQVYLLAHDASTKRHLDYTKIAKIVIEDGAFIGARALIMPGVTVGKNSIVAAGSVVTKSVPEGMVVAGNPARVLSTTEAYIQKHKEKMEQSDLYDETWTIGRRISPDMCRQMSDQLMDGSVGYVK, encoded by the coding sequence ATGTTCGAGAGAGTTAAGAAAGCCATCGCATTTCGGCTGGGGAGAATCAGCGCGGAGGAATTGAACATCAATGCATGTATCAACCAGGGAATGACGGTCGGACGGGGCTGCCACGGGTTAGGCGCCGCCACAATCGACTACGCGCACTGTTGGCTGATCGAAATCGGCGATAATGTCACTTTCGCTCCGCAGGTGTATTTATTGGCTCACGACGCAAGCACCAAGCGGCATCTGGATTATACGAAGATAGCGAAGATCGTCATTGAAGACGGGGCCTTTATCGGAGCAAGAGCTTTGATAATGCCGGGCGTAACCGTAGGAAAGAACTCAATCGTGGCCGCAGGCAGCGTCGTGACCAAATCCGTGCCGGAGGGCATGGTCGTTGCAGGCAATCCTGCAAGAGTTCTGTCCACAACCGAGGCGTATATTCAAAAGCATAAGGAGAAGATGGAACAGTCGGACTTGTACGACGAGACTTGGACGATCGGCCGCCGGATTTCGCCGGATATGTGCAGACAAATGTCGGATCAATTGATGGACGGCTCCGTCGGCTATGTGAAGTGA
- a CDS encoding lasso peptide biosynthesis B2 protein, translated as MKLVSKLRLLFTLDKTTLLFYLEAFVLLGWARTLLFYKFSKVAPSLGERGQETDRDSDSEHTPSMRHIANSINTISKYTPWDSKCLVRAIAGMKMLERRGIGSTLYLGTAKDKDGNLIAHAWLRSGPYYISGAEVMDQFVVVDKFAKSAGTS; from the coding sequence ATGAAGCTCGTAAGCAAACTCCGGTTGTTGTTCACATTGGACAAGACTACCCTTTTGTTTTATTTGGAAGCCTTTGTGCTATTGGGATGGGCCCGCACCCTCCTCTTCTACAAGTTCTCCAAAGTGGCGCCTTCGCTCGGTGAAAGAGGACAAGAGACGGATCGGGACAGCGATTCAGAACATACTCCCTCCATGAGGCATATTGCCAATTCCATTAATACGATCAGCAAATATACACCGTGGGACAGCAAATGCCTGGTAAGGGCTATAGCGGGTATGAAAATGCTGGAGAGAAGGGGCATCGGCAGCACCCTTTATTTAGGAACGGCCAAGGACAAGGACGGAAATCTGATAGCCCATGCTTGGCTTCGCAGCGGTCCTTATTATATTTCCGGAGCGGAAGTCATGGATCAGTTCGTTGTTGTCGACAAATTCGCCAAATCTGCGGGTACCAGCTAA
- the galE gene encoding UDP-glucose 4-epimerase GalE, producing the protein MAILITGGAGYIGSHTAVELLEAGYEIVIVDNYANSHPEAIRRITEITGRTFPFYELDLLDSEGLDDVFARHPIEAVIHFAGLKAVGESVENPLKYYHTNLLSTLTLCKVMQKYEVFRIVFSSSATVYGAPESVPITEDSPVGATNPYGRTKEMIEHILRDVAVSDSRWAISILRYFNPIGAHKSGRIGENPNGIPNNLLPYISQVAVGKLATLSVYGNDYPTVDGTGVRDYIHVVDLAHGHLKALERIMGRTSVDVYNLGTGRGLSVLEMVRAFEKVSGQAIPYRVAERRAGDIAVCYADTSRANEELQWQAVRGIEEMCEDTWRWQSVNPGGYAESELEKAK; encoded by the coding sequence ATGGCTATTCTAATTACCGGAGGCGCCGGCTATATCGGCAGCCATACTGCGGTGGAACTGCTCGAAGCGGGATACGAAATTGTGATTGTCGATAATTACGCCAACAGCCATCCCGAGGCAATCCGGCGGATCACGGAGATCACGGGCCGGACATTTCCATTCTATGAGCTCGATTTATTGGACAGTGAAGGGCTGGACGACGTATTTGCCCGGCACCCTATCGAGGCCGTGATTCATTTTGCGGGGCTTAAAGCGGTGGGGGAGTCGGTGGAGAACCCGCTCAAGTACTATCATACGAATCTGCTGAGCACCCTGACGCTGTGCAAGGTGATGCAGAAATACGAGGTGTTCCGCATTGTCTTCAGCTCATCGGCGACCGTATACGGCGCTCCGGAGTCTGTGCCGATTACGGAGGATTCTCCTGTCGGCGCCACCAATCCTTATGGACGCACCAAAGAAATGATCGAACACATTCTGCGTGATGTTGCGGTGTCCGATTCCCGCTGGGCCATTTCGATCCTGCGCTATTTTAACCCGATAGGAGCCCACAAGAGCGGGCGGATCGGCGAGAATCCGAACGGCATTCCGAACAATTTGCTGCCCTATATTTCCCAGGTAGCCGTCGGCAAGCTGGCCACGCTCAGCGTATACGGGAATGACTATCCGACAGTCGACGGCACGGGCGTAAGAGATTATATTCATGTCGTGGATCTGGCGCATGGCCATTTGAAGGCGCTGGAGCGGATTATGGGGCGCACCTCTGTGGATGTGTACAATCTGGGAACGGGCCGAGGCTTAAGCGTGCTGGAGATGGTGAGGGCCTTCGAGAAGGTGTCGGGCCAGGCCATACCTTACCGGGTTGCAGAACGAAGAGCGGGCGATATCGCCGTCTGCTACGCAGATACGTCCAGGGCGAATGAAGAATTGCAATGGCAGGCTGTCCGCGGAATTGAAGAGATGTGCGAAGATACGTGGCGGTGGCAATCGGTGAATCCCGGAGGCTATGCGGAGAGTGAACTGGAAAAAGCGAAGTAA
- a CDS encoding helix-turn-helix domain-containing protein yields the protein MIGKRIQQLRKKKNYSLTELSERAGVAKSYLSSIERGIQKNPSIQFLEKVGSVLGITVEEFLHSDQRKEDAEQTDMEWNDLIKEAMHSGISKREFRDFLEYNKWRMERR from the coding sequence ATGATCGGTAAACGGATACAACAGCTTCGTAAAAAGAAGAACTATTCCCTTACGGAATTGTCCGAAAGAGCCGGAGTTGCCAAATCTTATTTAAGCTCGATCGAACGCGGAATCCAGAAGAATCCCTCCATTCAGTTTCTGGAAAAAGTCGGCTCCGTTCTGGGCATAACCGTAGAAGAATTCCTGCATTCGGATCAGCGGAAGGAAGACGCCGAGCAGACGGATATGGAATGGAACGACTTAATTAAGGAAGCAATGCACTCCGGCATCAGCAAAAGAGAGTTTCGCGACTTCCTGGAGTACAACAAATGGAGGATGGAACGACGGTAG
- a CDS encoding lipopolysaccharide biosynthesis protein, protein MRVKNSIINITAGIGNQLVITLLSFVSRTVFINSLGIEYLGVNGLFTNILAMLTLAEAGIGTSIMYSLYKPIAENDYEKINKLMRLYRSAYLVIALVVTALGLSLLPFLDEIVKNTSIHHLYLIYLIFLLNTVTPYLFSYKNSFLNVNQKSYIVTVAYSASSILSTSLKIGILYFTANYILFLIIDSILTIVTSVFLTMTANRKYPYLRQKAAGKLDAETKGGIIKNVKAIVIQNIGSYLVLGTENILISTFVSIAAVGLYSNYKMLIDIARTFINQVFSNLYHSVGNLVSSESGEKIYSVYKVMLLLSFWLYSLLTILLYLLIEPFIALWIGGKFLMTGGVLLVLLLLFYERGMRNPISTVKTTAGIFHEDRFVPLAQAVLGLGVSIILVRQIGIAGVFIGSLFGTLAMPFWTTPYLVYKKVFHLPVADYYLKYAYYSLIGISAFFAAYYTSGFIHAGNFSQLIVKGIVAFATVNLIYFAVFHRKEEFKYLQGITKIMFGKVTLKFKPHLKNGG, encoded by the coding sequence ATGAGAGTAAAAAACTCCATCATCAACATAACGGCGGGCATCGGCAATCAACTGGTAATAACCCTGCTGAGCTTTGTATCCAGAACCGTCTTCATTAACAGCCTCGGCATCGAGTATCTGGGCGTGAATGGACTGTTCACGAATATTCTCGCGATGCTGACGCTGGCGGAGGCGGGAATCGGAACAAGTATTATGTACAGTCTATATAAGCCGATTGCGGAGAACGATTACGAGAAGATCAACAAGCTGATGCGGCTGTACCGCAGCGCCTATCTGGTCATCGCACTGGTCGTCACGGCGCTGGGCCTGTCCCTTCTCCCTTTTCTTGATGAAATCGTCAAAAACACAAGCATACATCATCTATATCTTATCTATCTAATATTCCTGCTCAATACGGTGACGCCTTATCTCTTCTCTTATAAAAATTCATTCCTGAATGTGAACCAGAAGAGCTATATCGTGACTGTGGCGTATTCCGCATCCTCCATTCTTTCAACCAGTCTCAAAATAGGCATCCTGTATTTTACTGCGAATTATATCCTGTTCCTGATCATCGACAGCATCCTGACTATCGTTACCTCGGTATTTCTGACCATGACCGCCAACCGGAAATATCCCTATCTGAGGCAAAAGGCCGCAGGCAAGCTCGACGCGGAAACCAAAGGCGGAATCATCAAAAATGTCAAAGCGATCGTCATCCAGAACATCGGCAGCTATCTGGTGCTCGGGACGGAGAATATTCTGATTTCCACCTTTGTCAGCATCGCGGCCGTGGGCCTGTATTCCAACTATAAAATGCTGATCGATATTGCCAGAACCTTTATCAATCAGGTGTTCAGCAATTTGTACCACAGTGTCGGGAATCTCGTATCCAGTGAGAGCGGGGAGAAGATATACAGTGTCTATAAAGTGATGCTGCTGCTCAGTTTCTGGCTGTATTCCTTGCTCACGATCCTCCTGTATCTCCTGATCGAACCGTTTATTGCGCTCTGGATCGGCGGAAAGTTCCTGATGACCGGCGGGGTTCTGCTCGTCCTGCTGCTGCTGTTCTATGAACGGGGAATGCGCAATCCAATCAGCACAGTGAAGACGACGGCCGGTATTTTTCATGAAGACCGCTTCGTTCCGCTGGCCCAGGCCGTCCTCGGACTTGGCGTTTCCATTATTCTTGTGCGGCAGATCGGCATTGCCGGCGTCTTTATCGGCTCCCTGTTCGGCACCCTGGCCATGCCCTTCTGGACGACGCCCTATCTGGTCTATAAAAAGGTGTTCCATCTGCCCGTCGCCGACTATTACCTGAAATATGCCTATTATTCATTGATTGGGATAAGCGCTTTTTTTGCGGCGTACTATACAAGCGGTTTTATCCATGCGGGGAATTTTTCACAACTGATAGTGAAAGGAATTGTCGCGTTTGCAACCGTCAACCTGATCTACTTCGCGGTATTTCATCGGAAGGAAGAATTTAAATACCTTCAGGGCATTACCAAGATTATGTTTGGCAAAGTCACCTTAAAGTTCAAGCCCCATTTGAAGAACGGAGGATGA
- a CDS encoding nucleotidyltransferase domain-containing protein, with the protein MDERNVIDHGILSKELLLLLALLAADKVDEVADRQSEMFADIDWKQFMRLAMHHRVYPFLYPKLSRMREGRIPSELVQWLKQEYCKNTVQMLHLSGEMGRLADKLADAGIPALFLKGPVLAQDLYGDISLRTSRDLDFIVPIGKLAEAEALLVRLGYVEEEEFETILGDWKWRQHHKTFHHPGNNIKAEVHWRLNPAPSREPDFDELWERRGTSNLLGRNIHYLGPEDLFLFLSAHGARHGWSRLRWLLDIKQLLLKQPDPGTLTRLLHRYGYDDVGGQALLLAADLLKAPIDPGLSRLAERPKARRLARLAMFYVGRMVNLHNPPLPPEVERHYRYYQPAILSWGQQLLYALGFLHPYAADAKTLPLPRRLHFLYFALRPFLWTWRKAFGEEK; encoded by the coding sequence ATGGATGAACGGAATGTGATAGATCACGGGATTTTATCTAAGGAACTATTGCTTCTTCTTGCTCTGCTTGCCGCGGACAAAGTTGACGAGGTGGCAGACCGGCAGTCGGAGATGTTCGCGGACATCGATTGGAAGCAGTTCATGCGGCTTGCCATGCATCATCGCGTGTATCCTTTTCTGTATCCCAAGCTTAGCCGCATGCGTGAAGGGCGGATTCCTTCAGAGCTCGTCCAATGGCTGAAGCAAGAATACTGTAAAAATACCGTTCAGATGCTCCACCTCAGCGGCGAAATGGGCAGGCTGGCCGATAAGCTGGCTGACGCGGGCATCCCGGCCCTTTTCCTGAAAGGGCCGGTGCTGGCGCAGGATTTGTACGGCGATATCTCGCTCCGCACGTCCCGCGACCTCGATTTTATCGTGCCCATTGGCAAACTGGCCGAAGCGGAAGCCCTGCTAGTCAGGCTCGGCTATGTAGAGGAAGAAGAATTCGAGACTATTCTGGGAGATTGGAAATGGAGGCAGCATCATAAGACGTTCCACCACCCCGGCAACAATATTAAGGCCGAGGTCCACTGGAGACTGAATCCGGCGCCTTCCAGAGAGCCGGACTTCGATGAACTGTGGGAGCGGAGGGGGACCAGCAACCTCCTGGGCCGGAATATTCATTATTTGGGACCGGAGGATTTGTTTCTGTTCTTGTCCGCGCACGGAGCCAGGCACGGCTGGTCAAGATTGAGATGGCTGCTGGATATCAAGCAACTGCTGCTGAAGCAGCCGGACCCCGGCACATTGACCCGGCTTCTTCATCGGTATGGCTATGATGATGTCGGAGGACAGGCCCTTCTGTTGGCCGCCGATTTATTGAAGGCGCCGATCGATCCCGGCCTGTCCCGCTTGGCGGAGAGGCCAAAAGCCCGCCGCCTGGCCCGGCTTGCCATGTTCTACGTGGGGCGAATGGTCAATCTGCATAATCCGCCGCTGCCGCCTGAAGTAGAGCGGCATTACCGGTATTATCAGCCGGCGATTTTGTCGTGGGGGCAGCAGCTTCTATACGCGCTCGGATTTCTGCATCCTTATGCGGCGGATGCGAAGACGCTGCCGCTGCCGAGGCGCCTGCACTTTCTTTACTTCGCTTTGCGGCCCTTTTTATGGACATGGAGAAAAGCATTTGGCGAGGAGAAATGA
- a CDS encoding glycoside hydrolase family 88 protein: MVIQLLLYLILAIVVIAVAIDLIPVWKSWFGRIHIGRYSDKQVWSRALTVRGLFWLSRMPAIKVTDNTRLIVLDMLRGNYTKSAIQHWQEAALLLGLSEYLRHNDDPAARQSIMKFLDSKLDGGGRWKEQPKHVDTAILAYAIMSLDFIDSDRYEPAVHAIWELIREHLGGDGTVSYRQSMEGYRYVDTVGFICPFLVAYGLKYDQPECVDLAVKQIAEYEQYGMLDSHHIPVHAYKVENRIPLGLYGWGRGLGWFAIGLIDAWSQLPPDHRHKSALERSVERYARAVMRFQHPDGSWKWTVTRGECRPDSSAAATLSWFLMGASAIERISADCRLSAETAMQYLMGVTRRSGAVDFSQGDTKDIGVYSMLFDVLPFTQGYAIRTVNRYLNTFHEKGEPR; the protein is encoded by the coding sequence ATGGTTATACAGCTTCTGCTTTATCTCATTCTTGCTATTGTTGTCATCGCCGTTGCCATTGATCTTATCCCTGTCTGGAAAAGCTGGTTTGGGCGGATACATATCGGCCGCTATAGCGACAAGCAGGTCTGGAGCCGCGCTCTGACCGTGAGGGGCTTATTCTGGCTTAGCAGAATGCCCGCGATTAAAGTCACCGATAATACCCGCCTCATCGTGCTGGATATGCTCAGGGGGAATTATACGAAAAGCGCGATCCAGCATTGGCAGGAGGCCGCCCTGCTGCTCGGCCTCAGCGAATATTTGCGGCATAACGACGATCCTGCCGCCAGGCAGAGCATCATGAAATTCCTGGATTCGAAACTGGACGGCGGCGGCCGATGGAAAGAACAGCCGAAGCATGTGGACACCGCTATTCTTGCCTACGCGATCATGAGCCTTGATTTTATCGATTCTGACCGGTATGAGCCGGCAGTGCACGCCATCTGGGAACTGATCCGGGAGCATCTGGGCGGCGACGGGACCGTAAGCTACCGCCAATCGATGGAAGGGTACCGCTATGTGGACACGGTCGGTTTCATCTGCCCTTTCCTTGTGGCCTACGGCTTAAAGTACGATCAGCCGGAGTGCGTTGATCTGGCGGTTAAGCAGATTGCCGAATACGAGCAATACGGGATGCTTGACTCCCATCATATCCCGGTGCATGCCTACAAAGTAGAGAACCGTATCCCGCTTGGGCTGTACGGATGGGGCCGGGGGCTCGGCTGGTTCGCCATCGGACTCATCGACGCCTGGAGCCAGCTGCCCCCGGATCACCGGCACAAGTCCGCTCTTGAACGCAGCGTAGAGAGGTATGCCCGGGCGGTCATGCGCTTCCAGCATCCGGACGGCAGCTGGAAATGGACGGTTACCCGCGGCGAATGCCGGCCGGACTCTTCAGCGGCGGCTACCCTGTCCTGGTTTCTCATGGGGGCTTCCGCCATCGAACGCATTTCTGCGGATTGCCGTTTATCGGCAGAAACCGCCATGCAGTACCTTATGGGGGTGACGAGACGCAGCGGAGCCGTCGATTTCTCGCAAGGAGACACGAAAGATATCGGCGTCTACTCGATGCTGTTCGATGTTCTGCCCTTTACCCAAGGCTATGCGATCCGCACGGTCAACCGGTATCTGAACACTTTCCATGAGAAGGGGGAGCCGAGATGA
- a CDS encoding lasso peptide biosynthesis PqqD family chaperone yields MMKQPKILSIDTVLVQCEGNIVSDMDGEKVMLSVQKGKYFNLGQVGGDIWSAISTPRSVKEIIESLQQIYEIDADICEQDVIPFLQHLLKEDLIRVADAE; encoded by the coding sequence ATGATGAAACAGCCAAAGATTTTATCGATAGATACCGTTCTTGTTCAATGCGAAGGAAACATTGTCAGCGATATGGATGGCGAAAAGGTGATGCTGAGCGTACAAAAAGGAAAGTATTTTAACCTGGGACAGGTTGGAGGAGATATTTGGAGCGCAATCAGCACTCCCCGGTCTGTAAAGGAAATTATAGAATCTCTTCAGCAAATCTATGAAATTGACGCTGACATTTGCGAGCAGGACGTCATTCCTTTTTTACAGCATCTGCTGAAAGAAGATCTGATCCGTGTGGCTGATGCCGAATGA